In Phyllostomus discolor isolate MPI-MPIP mPhyDis1 chromosome 2, mPhyDis1.pri.v3, whole genome shotgun sequence, the following are encoded in one genomic region:
- the LOC114490008 gene encoding keratin-associated protein 15-1-like — MSCSLSSGSRSTRSYRRALRCPGSACEPVFQGHAVYSPGTCQPGTYQSGTYQPGTCQPGTCQPGPSLYGGCQDTYCAPTSCQTSCFRPRTSAFCSPCPSSYSGSSGCGPTGLRPFGYGSPHVQSLGCGPSFYRSSPTCFSSRSCQSACVQPAFSSRCFGPTY; from the coding sequence ATGTCCTGCAGCCTCAGCTCCGGGAGCCGCTCCACCCGCTCCTACCGGCGGGCCCTGCGCTGCCCCGGCTCCGCCTGTGAGCCCGTCTTCCAGGGCCACGCCGTCTACTCTCCGGGCACCTGCCAGCCGGGCACCTACCAGTCGGGCACCTACCAGCCGGGCACCTGCCAGCCGGGCACCTGCCAGCCGGGCCCATCTCTCTACGGCGGCTGCCAGGACACCTACTGCGCACCCACCAGCTGCCAGACGTCCTGCTTCCGTCCCAGGACCTCCGCCTTCTGCAGCCCCTGCCCGTCCAGCTACTCGGGATCCTCGGGATGTGGCCCCACAGGCCTCAGGCCCTTCGGCTACGGCAGCCCCCACGTCCAGTCTCTGGGCTGCGGGCCCAGCTTCTACCGCTCCAGCCCCACTTGCTTTTCTTCCAGGAGCTGCCAGTCAGCCTGCGTCCAGCCGGCCTTCAGCTCTCGCTGCTTCGGGCCAACTTACTGA